Proteins from one Desulfobacterales bacterium genomic window:
- a CDS encoding class I SAM-dependent methyltransferase yields the protein MEEEYARYCQHRNNPYDPDYRRFLAKLAKPFLNRLSPGAKGLDYGCGPGPALAYMLREAGHRVHLFDLFFFPDTKPLADLYDFITCTETIEHLYQPAETFARFNRMLRPGGWMAVMTCFLTDERCFTSWHYRRDPTHVVFYRAATLRHIAGRLGWSCEIPVKDVALMQKPYLPDMMNGSINSAAL from the coding sequence TTGGAAGAAGAATACGCGCGCTACTGTCAGCACCGGAACAATCCATATGATCCGGATTATCGCCGTTTTTTAGCGAAACTTGCAAAACCATTTCTCAATCGGCTGTCGCCTGGCGCGAAAGGTTTGGATTATGGGTGCGGCCCCGGTCCGGCCCTGGCTTACATGCTTCGCGAGGCTGGACACCGGGTGCATTTGTTTGACTTATTCTTTTTCCCTGATACAAAACCGCTTGCCGATCTTTATGACTTCATTACCTGCACGGAAACGATCGAGCATCTCTATCAACCGGCCGAGACATTTGCCCGTTTTAACCGGATGCTGCGACCGGGCGGATGGATGGCGGTTATGACCTGTTTTTTAACCGATGAGCGTTGTTTTACATCCTGGCATTACCGCCGCGATCCGACCCATGTGGTGTTTTATCGCGCCGCAACTCTGCGCCATATTGCCGGCCGACTCGGATGGAGTTGTGAAATCCCGGTCAAGGATGTCGCCTTGATGCAAAAGCCGTATTTGCCGGACATGATGAATGGAAGCATCAACAGCGCTGCGCTATGA
- the pnp gene encoding polyribonucleotide nucleotidyltransferase has translation MYKKLTIELGGRSLTIETGRLAKQAGGAALVTYGQTVVLVTATAAPEPKTDIDFLPLTVEYQERFYSVGKIPGSYFRREIGRPSEKETLTSRFIDRPLRPLFANGYGNETQIIATVLSADQENDPDLPAMLGASCALMVSDIPFLGPIAGVRVGFVDGQYILNPTPAQQKESRLDLIVAGSRNAVVMVEGGADSLAEDEVLDGIFFGHKALQPLLDIQQALREAAGKPKMILERPEVNANLKKRVAELAADDMLRVISSVDKKEREFRYRELQSKVVDDLSEEFPQEAAAEIKSLLKDLCKHMMRARIVKENARIDGRRLDEIRPIDCEVSFLPRTHGSALFTRGETQVVVTATLGSGADEQRMELLGGMTFNPFMLHYNFPPYCVGEVRFLRGPSRRDIGHGALASRAIRAVLPDRETFPYTLRVVSEVTESNGSSSMATVCGASMALMDAGVPVKKPVAGVAMGLIKENDTVIVLSDILGDEDHLGDMDFKVCGTDEGVTALQMDIKIEGVSREIMGKALMQAREGRLHILEKMREGIAAPRPQLPAHAPKLIILQINPDKIRDLIGIGGKIIKGLSAEFGVKIDVEDSGKVSIFAPNDPIGAAVTESIRAITEEAEIGRIYQGIVQKIADFGAFVEILPGTDGLVHISELAGHRVKKVSDILHEGETVTVKVLGIDSHGKIRLSMKAVAAEKIEA, from the coding sequence ATGTATAAAAAATTAACCATAGAACTGGGCGGCAGATCCTTGACCATCGAAACCGGCCGTTTAGCAAAACAAGCCGGTGGCGCGGCCCTGGTCACTTACGGCCAAACGGTCGTGCTGGTGACAGCCACCGCCGCCCCGGAGCCCAAGACCGATATCGATTTCCTACCCCTTACGGTGGAATATCAGGAACGTTTCTATTCGGTAGGCAAGATCCCGGGCAGTTATTTCAGGCGCGAAATCGGAAGACCGAGTGAAAAAGAGACTTTAACCAGCCGGTTCATCGATCGGCCGCTCCGGCCGCTTTTTGCAAACGGCTACGGCAACGAAACCCAAATCATCGCAACCGTGCTATCGGCCGACCAAGAAAATGATCCGGATCTGCCGGCCATGCTTGGCGCCTCCTGCGCTTTGATGGTTTCCGACATTCCCTTTCTTGGCCCGATCGCCGGTGTCCGGGTCGGCTTTGTCGACGGCCAATACATTCTCAATCCCACTCCGGCTCAGCAGAAAGAATCCCGCCTGGATCTGATCGTCGCCGGCTCAAGAAATGCGGTGGTAATGGTGGAAGGCGGGGCCGACAGCCTCGCTGAAGATGAGGTCCTGGATGGCATTTTTTTCGGCCACAAGGCCCTGCAGCCCCTGCTGGATATTCAGCAAGCCCTGCGGGAAGCTGCGGGCAAACCCAAAATGATTCTGGAACGACCGGAGGTTAATGCAAACCTCAAAAAAAGAGTGGCGGAGCTGGCTGCCGATGATATGCTCCGGGTCATTTCCAGCGTGGATAAAAAAGAGCGGGAGTTCCGCTACCGGGAACTGCAAAGCAAGGTGGTCGATGACCTTTCGGAGGAATTTCCGCAAGAAGCGGCCGCTGAAATCAAATCGCTGCTCAAGGACCTCTGCAAGCACATGATGCGCGCTCGCATCGTCAAGGAAAACGCCAGAATCGACGGCAGGCGCCTGGATGAAATCCGGCCCATTGACTGTGAAGTGTCTTTTCTGCCCCGAACCCATGGCTCAGCCCTTTTCACGCGCGGCGAAACCCAGGTGGTCGTTACCGCCACCTTGGGCAGCGGCGCGGATGAGCAGCGGATGGAGCTGCTGGGCGGCATGACGTTTAATCCGTTCATGCTGCATTACAATTTTCCGCCCTATTGCGTGGGTGAAGTGCGCTTTCTGCGCGGCCCCAGCCGACGCGATATCGGCCACGGCGCGCTGGCGTCCCGGGCCATCCGGGCGGTGCTGCCGGATCGGGAAACTTTTCCCTACACCCTTAGAGTCGTCTCCGAGGTAACCGAATCCAACGGCTCGTCTTCCATGGCTACGGTCTGCGGCGCCAGCATGGCGCTCATGGATGCCGGCGTACCCGTCAAAAAACCGGTGGCCGGCGTGGCCATGGGATTGATTAAGGAAAATGATACAGTCATCGTTCTTTCCGACATTCTGGGGGATGAAGACCATTTAGGGGATATGGATTTCAAGGTCTGCGGCACCGATGAAGGGGTGACGGCGCTGCAGATGGATATCAAGATCGAAGGCGTCTCAAGGGAGATCATGGGAAAAGCCCTGATGCAGGCCAGAGAAGGTAGGCTGCACATCCTGGAGAAAATGCGCGAAGGCATCGCTGCTCCCAGGCCGCAACTGCCCGCGCATGCGCCGAAATTAATCATCCTGCAGATCAACCCAGACAAAATCCGTGACCTTATCGGCATTGGCGGCAAGATCATCAAGGGATTAAGTGCCGAATTCGGGGTTAAGATCGACGTCGAGGATTCCGGCAAAGTCAGCATCTTTGCGCCGAACGACCCTATCGGCGCAGCGGTGACCGAAAGTATCAGAGCCATTACCGAAGAAGCTGAAATCGGCAGGATTTACCAGGGCATTGTCCAGAAGATTGCCGATTTCGGCGCTTTTGTCGAAATCCTGCCCGGGACGGACGGCCTGGTGCACATCTCGGAGCTTGCCGGCCACCGGGTGAAGAAGGTTTCGGATATTTTGCACGAGGGTGAAACCGTAACGGTCAAGGTGCTCGGCATCGACTCGCATGGCAAGATCCGGCTGAGCATGAAAGCCGTTGCCGCCGAGAAAATCGAAGCATAA
- a CDS encoding nicotinate phosphoribosyltransferase codes for MFDITATYTDQYELVMGQAYFLADRKDHQAVFNYFYRKTPFNGGYAVFAGLLDLLTILENLRFDQKDLDFLQAQNFDSRYLTYLKNFRFTGTIYSLPEGDLVFPTSPILRVEGALIEAQIIETMLLNILNFQSLIATKASRIRLAAKSGTLIDFGLRRAQGLGGYHAGRAAVIGGFDATSNARAARDYNLQASGTMAHAYVQSHDSELSAFRSFSAARPDDCVLLVDTYDTLKSGVPNAIIVAKEMEKKGHRLKGIRLDSGDLAYLAKQSRALLDEAGLGYVKIAASNQLDEYVIRSLLAQDAPIDVFGVGTNLVIGHPDAALDGVYKLVQADGRPVIKLSENVSKITLPQKKQVWRVINHQGQFWGADAVGLDDEKKIFVIHHPFIPHQSLEIGPYEAEPLLQKVMDKGRMVYDPPPLSQTAQYCRERLDMLPAEYKRFENPHIYKVGISSKLKKIRDRLIARHRK; via the coding sequence ATGTTCGATATTACAGCAACATACACCGATCAATATGAACTGGTCATGGGACAGGCCTATTTTTTGGCCGACCGCAAAGATCATCAGGCCGTATTTAATTACTTTTACCGGAAAACGCCGTTTAACGGCGGATACGCGGTCTTTGCCGGTTTACTGGACCTTTTGACGATCCTCGAGAATCTTCGCTTCGACCAAAAGGACTTGGATTTTCTGCAAGCGCAAAATTTCGATTCCAGATATTTGACCTATCTTAAAAATTTCCGTTTTACCGGCACGATTTATTCTTTGCCGGAAGGGGATTTGGTATTTCCCACAAGCCCGATTTTAAGGGTTGAAGGAGCCTTGATCGAGGCCCAAATCATCGAAACGATGTTGCTTAACATTCTTAATTTTCAGTCGCTGATTGCAACCAAGGCCAGTCGCATCCGCCTGGCGGCTAAGAGCGGCACGCTTATCGATTTCGGATTGCGCCGAGCCCAGGGACTGGGGGGCTACCATGCCGGACGCGCGGCTGTTATCGGCGGATTCGATGCGACCAGCAATGCCCGGGCGGCAAGGGATTACAATCTGCAGGCCTCGGGCACCATGGCGCACGCTTATGTTCAGAGCCATGACAGCGAGCTATCGGCCTTTCGCAGTTTTTCCGCCGCCCGGCCGGATGACTGCGTTCTGCTGGTGGACACCTACGACACCCTGAAAAGCGGCGTGCCCAACGCGATTATCGTGGCCAAAGAAATGGAGAAAAAAGGGCACCGCCTGAAAGGCATCCGGCTGGACAGCGGCGATCTGGCCTATCTTGCCAAACAGAGCCGCGCACTGCTGGACGAAGCGGGTTTAGGGTATGTCAAAATTGCGGCATCCAACCAGCTCGACGAGTATGTCATCAGAAGCTTGTTGGCGCAAGATGCACCTATCGACGTGTTCGGCGTGGGGACTAACCTGGTAATTGGCCATCCGGATGCAGCACTCGACGGTGTTTACAAACTGGTGCAAGCCGATGGGCGCCCGGTTATCAAACTTTCAGAAAATGTGTCCAAAATCACTTTGCCTCAAAAAAAGCAGGTCTGGCGCGTCATCAATCATCAGGGCCAATTTTGGGGCGCCGATGCGGTCGGACTCGACGACGAAAAAAAGATTTTCGTGATCCATCATCCGTTCATTCCCCATCAATCATTAGAAATCGGCCCATATGAAGCTGAGCCGCTGCTGCAAAAAGTAATGGACAAGGGCCGCATGGTGTATGACCCGCCTCCGTTATCCCAAACGGCGCAATATTGCCGCGAGCGCCTGGACATGCTGCCTGCGGAATACAAGCGTTTCGAAAATCCGCACATTTACAAAGTCGGCATCAGCAGCAAACTCAAGAAAATCAGGGATCGTCTGATCGCACGCCATAGAAAGTAA
- a CDS encoding ADP-ribosylglycohydrolase family protein — MIGAIAGDIIGSVYEAYPLKTKEFLLLHPQCRFTDDSVLTIAVAQAIMQDGDYRRWILEIGRRHPHAGYGGAFIQWLYSPDPEPYNSWGNGAAMRVSPVGWAFDGIDAVLREAARTAEISHNHPEGIKGAQATALAVFLARTTRDKAVIKKEVVDRFGYDLDRTVAGLRPTYHFDVSCQGTVPEAIISFLEADDYEDAVRNAISLGGDSDTLACITGAIAEAYYGPVSRHIFDGVKALLTPDLWSITEQFCRRYKPGMNALLGNI; from the coding sequence ATGATCGGCGCTATCGCGGGAGATATCATCGGGTCGGTGTACGAGGCTTATCCGCTCAAGACCAAGGAGTTTCTCCTTCTTCATCCGCAGTGCCGCTTCACCGATGATTCCGTGCTCACTATTGCAGTCGCCCAGGCCATTATGCAGGACGGAGACTACCGTCGCTGGATCCTGGAGATCGGCCGCCGCCATCCCCATGCCGGTTACGGCGGCGCCTTCATCCAGTGGCTTTACTCCCCTGATCCCGAACCTTACAACAGCTGGGGCAACGGCGCCGCCATGCGGGTCAGCCCGGTGGGATGGGCTTTTGACGGCATTGATGCCGTCCTGCGCGAAGCGGCCCGCACGGCGGAAATATCCCACAATCACCCCGAAGGCATCAAAGGCGCCCAAGCGACTGCTTTGGCCGTTTTTCTGGCAAGGACGACGCGGGACAAAGCGGTGATTAAAAAGGAGGTGGTTGATCGGTTCGGATACGATCTCGATCGGACCGTGGCAGGCCTCCGGCCGACCTACCATTTTGATGTGTCGTGCCAGGGGACGGTGCCGGAAGCCATCATTTCCTTTCTGGAAGCCGACGACTACGAGGATGCCGTTCGCAACGCCATTTCGCTGGGCGGCGACAGCGACACCCTTGCCTGCATCACCGGCGCTATTGCCGAAGCTTACTACGGCCCCGTTTCCCGGCACATATTCGATGGGGTCAAGGCGCTCCTGACACCGGACCTCTGGTCGATCACCGAACAATTCTGCCGCCGATACAAACCCGGTATGAATGCGCTGCTGGGAAATATCTGA
- a CDS encoding TraR/DksA C4-type zinc finger protein, with translation MRDDIDLKYFKHRLEQRLKEITAGQKPTEPVALDQARVGRLSRMDAMQQQAIAQAAARLTAMEERRIRTALDRMASGDYGFCIHCEEEIVEGRLRVDPSALTCIACARASDRS, from the coding sequence ATGCGAGATGACATTGATCTGAAATACTTCAAGCACCGTCTTGAGCAGCGTCTCAAAGAGATTACGGCCGGTCAAAAACCGACGGAACCCGTGGCGCTGGATCAGGCACGCGTAGGACGCCTGTCGCGAATGGACGCTATGCAGCAGCAGGCCATTGCCCAGGCGGCCGCACGTCTCACGGCAATGGAAGAGCGGCGCATCCGCACAGCGCTTGACCGCATGGCATCCGGCGATTACGGATTTTGCATCCATTGTGAAGAAGAAATTGTCGAAGGGCGCCTGCGGGTTGACCCGAGCGCCTTGACCTGTATCGCCTGCGCCCGGGCGTCGGATAGGAGCTGA